One Gimesia aquarii DNA segment encodes these proteins:
- a CDS encoding LamG-like jellyroll fold domain-containing protein → MPASIPDEQIPESDVDLIRRLLDGHISEEEFETIQIRLQSDTAFRDQYVQLVDLETALYEECSAPNSSTHSSGIVPLKIPLRLKSNRKFIVITLCTVCFLFVLSFLINSVSNNALPPRKRLTETPKKTNPSIIYTSNNNKKKETPDIAILTYVEGIDSNELKLGRCFKAGTLKIPHGKIKLEFFSGAQITIIGPAEIDMISRSAATLRSGRATAQIPESAIDFVINAPEAAVVDLGTEVGIQVDQDGSTDIDVIKGKAKVSILGNDGKSIASQNVNESQRAHVDQNRMAIRNKLDNSTTVVETPSVALPVREDYVDAIKQSEPLVYWRFESEDHGQVRNEMSPQWPANLIRNFDEPNSLQIVDGYARFNLSRNPRMIMSADPFPLLNEGPFSIEFWLKPDRLSHMTCLSVVQEDDDVGIKHLNVIEIMTKRHLSHLVHDLGNIRFLQRYPPSPDGFTGANLFSKERCTPGQWMQVVVVKKNDMLEMYIDGAITRRVFINVENEPSTYKLYLGQLRIVNTLRQFVGAIDEFALYKRILGPEEIYNHYRLMFW, encoded by the coding sequence ATGCCAGCATCAATTCCTGATGAGCAAATCCCCGAAAGTGATGTCGATCTCATTCGACGTTTACTTGATGGGCATATCTCCGAGGAAGAGTTTGAGACAATTCAAATCCGCCTCCAGTCTGATACTGCTTTTCGAGATCAATATGTCCAGTTAGTCGACCTTGAAACTGCGCTTTATGAAGAATGCTCAGCACCGAATTCCAGTACGCATTCATCTGGTATCGTACCATTAAAAATTCCGCTACGGCTGAAATCCAATAGAAAATTCATCGTTATTACTCTCTGTACTGTCTGTTTTTTGTTTGTTCTCTCTTTCTTAATAAACTCAGTTTCAAATAATGCTCTCCCTCCCAGAAAGAGGCTCACTGAAACTCCCAAAAAAACAAATCCTAGTATCATTTACACTTCGAATAATAATAAGAAGAAAGAAACTCCAGATATTGCAATTTTAACTTATGTTGAAGGAATCGATTCGAATGAATTGAAACTGGGGCGATGTTTTAAGGCTGGTACGCTTAAAATTCCTCATGGAAAAATCAAACTTGAATTTTTCAGCGGGGCGCAAATTACGATTATTGGACCGGCAGAGATTGATATGATCTCAAGGTCGGCTGCGACTCTACGGTCAGGAAGGGCAACCGCACAGATTCCTGAATCAGCAATTGACTTTGTTATCAATGCACCTGAGGCTGCTGTTGTTGATTTAGGAACAGAGGTTGGAATTCAGGTCGATCAAGATGGTTCAACTGATATCGATGTGATTAAAGGTAAAGCAAAAGTCTCTATTCTCGGAAATGATGGAAAGTCCATCGCCAGTCAGAATGTAAATGAGTCACAACGCGCACACGTTGATCAAAACAGAATGGCTATCAGAAACAAACTCGACAATTCTACAACTGTTGTTGAAACTCCATCGGTAGCCTTACCGGTGAGAGAGGATTATGTAGACGCGATTAAACAATCAGAGCCTCTGGTCTACTGGCGTTTTGAATCTGAAGACCATGGGCAGGTTCGTAATGAAATGAGTCCTCAATGGCCAGCCAACCTCATTCGAAATTTCGATGAGCCAAACAGTTTACAGATTGTCGATGGTTATGCTCGATTTAATCTCTCGCGAAACCCTCGCATGATCATGTCTGCAGATCCATTTCCACTTCTTAATGAAGGACCTTTTTCAATCGAGTTTTGGTTAAAACCAGATCGATTATCACACATGACTTGTCTGTCGGTCGTTCAAGAAGATGACGATGTGGGAATTAAACATCTAAACGTTATTGAGATCATGACTAAACGACACCTTTCACATCTTGTACACGATCTCGGCAACATCCGTTTTCTCCAACGATATCCTCCCAGCCCTGATGGATTTACTGGGGCAAATCTCTTCTCGAAAGAAAGATGTACTCCTGGTCAATGGATGCAGGTTGTTGTCGTTAAAAAAAATGATATGCTTGAGATGTATATTGATGGAGCAATTACCAGACGCGTTTTTATAAATGTGGAGAATGAGCCATCAACTTACAAGCTATATCTTGGTCAACTCAGAATTGTGAATACACTGCGACAGTTTGTTGGTGCGATTGATGAATTCGCGCTTTACAAACGAATCTTAGGTCCGGAAGAGATCTACAACCACTATCGCTTGATGTTCTGGTAA
- a CDS encoding cold-shock protein produces the protein MPQGKIKRLVSDRGFGFIEGEQGDLFFHHSEIQGLTFEELQEGQMVEYEVGEGRKGPCATSVRVAE, from the coding sequence ATGCCACAAGGTAAAATCAAGAGGTTAGTTTCAGATCGCGGTTTTGGCTTCATTGAAGGAGAACAAGGTGACTTGTTTTTCCACCATTCTGAAATACAAGGGTTAACTTTTGAAGAACTTCAAGAAGGTCAAATGGTTGAATATGAAGTTGGTGAAGGCCGTAAAGGTCCCTGCGCTACATCTGTCCGAGTTGCCGAGTAA
- a CDS encoding sigma-70 family RNA polymerase sigma factor yields MKPSGNVFAKLMVTYDRELLRYIMMLIPRRDDAEEVLQRTALVLWEKFEEYDQNREFLPWATRFAYFEALNFRKECARSRLIFSEEIMSLLTQSRKEQESYLSQRRSALKQCLAELSTEDRNMLERRYSDSSTIKSLAEEQGRTVKALYRRLDRVRKLITDCIERRVASLDRI; encoded by the coding sequence ATGAAGCCTTCTGGAAATGTTTTTGCCAAGTTAATGGTCACTTATGATCGTGAACTGTTACGGTATATAATGATGCTGATCCCTCGTCGGGATGATGCAGAAGAAGTGTTACAACGAACAGCACTTGTGTTGTGGGAAAAATTCGAGGAATACGACCAAAATAGAGAATTCCTGCCATGGGCAACTCGTTTCGCCTATTTTGAAGCGCTTAATTTTCGTAAGGAATGCGCCCGTAGCAGGCTGATATTCAGTGAAGAGATCATGTCGCTGCTGACTCAATCACGAAAAGAACAAGAATCATATTTGAGCCAGCGGCGTTCTGCACTCAAACAATGTCTGGCTGAACTTTCCACAGAAGATCGAAACATGCTGGAGCGAAGATATTCAGATTCATCAACGATTAAGTCACTGGCTGAGGAACAAGGACGTACTGTCAAAGCACTCTATCGACGGCTAGACCGAGTGCGAAAATTAATTACTGATTGTATCGAACGCCGAGTCGCTTCGTTGGACAGGATATAA
- a CDS encoding DUF1501 domain-containing protein, whose translation MLDANRPVSRRNLLRSSACGFGSLAFSGLLSQTRANTTSVALQNPLAPQEPMFTPRAKRIIFIFMQGGPSHVDTFDYKPLLEKKNGAELEFKNSRTIAKTGTFGKEKVMQSPWKFRQYGECGHWVSDLFPEIGRQVDDLCFIHSMHTNGVAHGPSTLFLHTGTTNLIMPSVGSWITYGLGTENENIPGFITISPSSANGGPRNYSNAFLPSHFQGTTLGRAGQPAREARFNNIKNQQWSLNKQRQQLSLLQSLNQSQLQTHKEDDELSAVINSYELAFRMQQHAPGLTDLSGESKATLDMYGIDQKETEDFGRQCLLARRMAEAGTRYIQVNYADNGNNPRWDQHSKIQRHEIHAKATDKPVAGLIQDLKQRGLLEDTLVWWGGEFGRNPFMQGADGRDHNPKGFTHFLCGAGVKSGFSYGATDEFGHESIENKVHMHDMHATLLHLLGVDHERLTYRHAGRDFRLTDVEGHVKKDLFS comes from the coding sequence ATGTTGGATGCGAATCGTCCTGTTTCAAGAAGGAATCTATTACGATCATCAGCTTGTGGCTTTGGCTCGCTGGCATTCTCAGGTTTGCTTTCGCAAACCCGCGCTAATACCACTAGTGTTGCTCTTCAAAATCCCTTGGCACCACAAGAGCCGATGTTTACTCCTCGCGCCAAACGGATCATTTTCATCTTTATGCAGGGGGGGCCGAGTCACGTTGATACGTTTGACTATAAACCACTGCTTGAAAAGAAAAATGGCGCCGAACTGGAATTTAAGAATTCACGCACGATTGCCAAAACTGGAACTTTTGGTAAAGAAAAGGTCATGCAGTCTCCCTGGAAGTTTCGGCAATACGGTGAGTGTGGCCATTGGGTGTCGGACCTTTTTCCGGAGATTGGTCGGCAAGTAGACGACCTGTGTTTCATTCACAGTATGCATACTAATGGCGTCGCACATGGTCCTAGCACTTTGTTTCTGCACACTGGAACGACAAATTTGATCATGCCCTCAGTTGGTTCCTGGATCACCTATGGATTGGGAACAGAAAACGAGAATATCCCTGGCTTCATTACAATTTCTCCCTCTTCAGCGAATGGGGGGCCACGAAATTACTCGAATGCATTCCTTCCCTCACATTTTCAGGGAACCACACTGGGAAGAGCAGGGCAACCAGCCAGGGAAGCACGCTTCAATAATATCAAAAATCAGCAATGGTCTCTCAATAAGCAGCGTCAACAACTTTCACTTCTTCAGTCATTGAATCAGAGCCAGCTGCAAACACACAAAGAAGATGATGAGTTGTCTGCTGTGATCAATTCCTATGAGCTTGCATTTCGCATGCAGCAACACGCACCCGGACTCACGGATCTTTCTGGTGAGTCAAAAGCAACACTTGATATGTATGGAATTGATCAGAAAGAAACGGAAGACTTTGGGCGTCAGTGTCTTTTAGCACGCCGCATGGCAGAGGCGGGAACTCGTTACATTCAGGTGAACTATGCAGACAATGGCAACAATCCACGTTGGGACCAGCACAGCAAAATACAACGTCATGAAATTCACGCCAAAGCCACAGATAAACCTGTTGCTGGTCTGATTCAAGACTTAAAGCAACGAGGTCTTCTGGAAGATACATTAGTTTGGTGGGGAGGAGAATTTGGCAGAAATCCCTTTATGCAGGGAGCCGATGGCCGCGATCATAATCCAAAAGGTTTTACCCATTTTCTATGTGGTGCAGGTGTAAAATCTGGATTCTCCTATGGAGCCACCGATGAGTTTGGTCATGAATCTATCGAAAATAAAGTCCATATGCATGATATGCATGCAACCTTGCTCCACCTGCTGGGGGTTGATCACGAACGTCTGACATATCGTCATGCTGGTCGCGATTTTCGCTTAACTGATGTTGAAGGACATGTGAAAAAAGATCTGTTTTCCTGA
- a CDS encoding DUF1553 domain-containing protein — MLRPVQSFYTVRLMFLIVMMSVGSVTDVDAKDASSKSKGIEFFEAKIRPVLIKHCYECHASNSKSIRGGLLLDTRAGTLKGGDSGAIFTPGKPEESLLLESLRFESFEMPPSGKLAPEIIADFETWIKMGAPDPRDGKSKIVRQSIDIEKGKQFWAFQPVKKQSLPKVSDPAWSRSDIDRLIRFAQEKQNLTTAPDADRTTLVRRLYYDLIGLPPTPNQIDQFLSDESPDAVARLVDQLLASPHFGERWGRYWLDVARYSQSTGGGRSLLYQSAWRYRNYIIDAFNQDKPFDEFIMEQIAGDLLESNNYLQKREQLFATAFLVLGPTNYEQQDKEQLRMDVIDEQIQTVGRAFLAMTLGCARCHDHKFDPIPATDYYALAGIFRSTKVLTPGNVSGWTKRPLPLSPEKQRTRDEYIQVMARLTAAQKAKQSHLKKLEQKLNTITLDDSAATLVGNWQKSTFFKDYVGQGYIHDQHAAKGKKQVKFSPKQLKSGRYDVQLAYNSAESRASRVPVTIKTSKGEHTVYVNQRIEPTDGAFSSLGEFEFSGTKNEEVIISNAGTDGYVIVDAIRFISAPVSQDSEKQKEVAVNQYKHTLLKIKETKKQLKSLKLEIANKKKAAPPKVAEIMSIYEDEQPGDYHLLIRGDVHNLGKKVPRGFLSVAQVQESIMIPKVSSGRLEMAQWIANPQNPLTARVYVNRIWRHLFGVGLVRTVDNFGTRGELPSHPELLDHLALKLIESGWSTKSMIREIVLSKTYQLSSESTAKQRTADPDNRLLTHQNHKRLDAEAIRDTILFVSGNLDLSRQNQTIKENTKSEYGYQFTNNYRSVYIPVFRNRLHELLAIFDFPDPNLSVGNRNTSTLSTQALYLMNNPFVINQSQKLAKRLIEEFSEDQSSRIDALFQMTLGRLPNSNEKMGMERFLSEAKLKGGASEREAWTAACQTVIACIDFRYIK; from the coding sequence ATGCTACGGCCTGTTCAATCTTTCTACACAGTGCGTCTAATGTTTCTCATCGTTATGATGTCGGTAGGCTCAGTAACAGATGTAGATGCCAAAGATGCTTCGTCAAAAAGTAAAGGGATTGAGTTTTTCGAAGCAAAAATTCGTCCTGTATTGATAAAACACTGCTATGAATGCCATGCTTCGAACTCCAAGTCGATTCGGGGTGGATTACTACTCGATACTCGTGCTGGAACTCTGAAGGGAGGAGATTCAGGGGCAATTTTCACTCCTGGAAAGCCAGAAGAAAGCCTGCTATTAGAATCACTCCGGTTTGAGAGTTTTGAAATGCCTCCTTCCGGCAAGCTGGCACCGGAAATCATTGCTGATTTTGAGACATGGATTAAAATGGGAGCCCCTGATCCAAGGGATGGGAAAAGCAAGATCGTCAGGCAAAGTATTGATATTGAAAAAGGAAAACAATTCTGGGCTTTTCAACCTGTCAAAAAACAATCCCTTCCCAAAGTTTCTGATCCTGCTTGGAGTCGATCAGATATTGATCGATTGATTCGGTTTGCCCAGGAAAAACAAAATCTGACTACAGCGCCCGATGCAGATCGTACCACTTTAGTACGTCGACTCTATTATGATTTGATAGGTTTGCCGCCAACGCCGAATCAAATTGATCAATTTCTAAGTGATGAGAGTCCTGATGCTGTGGCACGTCTAGTTGATCAACTACTTGCATCGCCTCATTTTGGAGAGCGTTGGGGCCGTTACTGGTTGGACGTTGCCCGCTATTCACAATCAACGGGTGGAGGTCGCTCATTACTATACCAGTCAGCCTGGAGATACCGCAATTATATCATTGATGCTTTTAATCAGGATAAGCCCTTCGATGAATTTATCATGGAGCAAATTGCCGGAGATTTGCTGGAATCGAACAACTATTTACAAAAACGTGAGCAGTTATTTGCAACCGCGTTTCTGGTTCTAGGACCAACTAATTATGAGCAACAAGACAAAGAACAATTGCGCATGGACGTCATTGACGAGCAGATTCAAACTGTAGGTCGCGCCTTTCTGGCGATGACCCTCGGTTGTGCTCGTTGCCACGATCATAAATTTGACCCGATTCCTGCAACGGATTATTACGCTTTGGCCGGGATCTTTCGCAGTACAAAAGTCTTAACTCCCGGAAATGTTTCCGGCTGGACAAAACGGCCTCTCCCGCTTTCGCCAGAGAAGCAGCGTACAAGAGATGAGTACATTCAAGTGATGGCGCGACTCACCGCTGCTCAGAAAGCTAAGCAGAGTCATTTGAAGAAATTAGAGCAGAAATTAAATACGATCACACTTGATGATTCTGCTGCCACACTTGTTGGAAACTGGCAGAAATCGACGTTTTTTAAAGACTACGTTGGCCAGGGTTATATTCACGACCAGCACGCTGCCAAAGGGAAAAAGCAGGTTAAATTTTCTCCAAAGCAGCTCAAGTCAGGCCGCTATGATGTGCAGTTGGCATATAACTCTGCCGAATCTCGCGCCTCACGTGTTCCTGTCACGATTAAAACATCAAAAGGAGAGCATACCGTTTATGTGAACCAGAGAATCGAACCGACTGATGGTGCATTCTCCTCTTTGGGTGAATTTGAATTTTCTGGTACAAAAAATGAGGAAGTCATTATTTCAAATGCAGGAACTGATGGCTATGTGATTGTGGATGCCATTCGTTTCATTTCGGCACCGGTCAGTCAAGATTCTGAAAAGCAGAAAGAGGTAGCGGTAAACCAATACAAACACACTTTGCTTAAAATTAAAGAGACAAAAAAACAACTTAAGTCACTCAAACTTGAGATCGCAAACAAAAAGAAAGCAGCCCCACCAAAAGTTGCAGAAATCATGTCCATTTATGAAGACGAGCAACCGGGAGACTATCATCTTCTCATTAGAGGTGATGTGCATAATCTCGGAAAAAAAGTCCCCCGTGGATTTCTTTCTGTCGCTCAGGTACAAGAATCTATCATGATCCCAAAAGTCTCAAGTGGACGGCTTGAAATGGCCCAATGGATAGCCAACCCACAAAACCCTTTAACGGCTCGTGTTTATGTGAATCGAATTTGGCGCCATTTGTTCGGAGTCGGTTTAGTGCGCACTGTCGATAATTTCGGCACACGAGGGGAGTTACCTTCCCATCCCGAATTACTAGATCATTTAGCCTTGAAGCTGATTGAGAGTGGGTGGTCAACCAAATCGATGATTCGTGAAATCGTGCTTTCCAAAACGTATCAACTTTCAAGTGAATCGACTGCGAAACAACGTACGGCTGATCCAGACAATCGACTGTTAACCCATCAAAATCACAAGCGTCTTGATGCGGAAGCAATTCGAGATACGATTTTGTTTGTTAGTGGAAATCTTGACCTTTCTCGACAAAACCAGACAATCAAAGAGAACACAAAATCAGAATATGGTTATCAATTTACGAATAATTATCGAAGTGTCTATATCCCCGTCTTTCGTAATCGATTGCACGAGCTATTGGCCATATTTGACTTTCCGGATCCCAATTTGTCTGTAGGAAACCGTAATACAAGTACCTTGTCAACTCAGGCCCTCTATCTGATGAATAACCCTTTTGTGATCAATCAATCACAAAAGCTTGCGAAACGGTTGATTGAAGAATTTTCCGAAGATCAATCTTCTCGTATTGACGCACTGTTTCAAATGACTCTCGGGCGGTTACCCAATTCGAATGAAAAAATGGGGATGGAACGGTTTTTAAGCGAGGCAAAATTGAAAGGCGGAGCATCTGAAAGAGAAGCCTGGACTGCAGCCTGTCAAACAGTGATTGCCTGTATTGATTTTCGATATATCAAATAA
- a CDS encoding aminotransferase class III-fold pyridoxal phosphate-dependent enzyme, giving the protein MNASVSQAANEINPYVWATINDEDLKLFDQQLKSFVPPNSFDAHAHLWRTADLGTLTPPLAAAGPSEVTRAVYDERLSLWMPERCPTGGLFFPFPTRTLNVEAANQFLADQVKESPDSRGLMIVTPRQKPEAVEQQVVKDGFVGFKVYHLFAEREDTLFAPTEEFLPEWAWELAHRYELVIMLHMVLPRALAEPANQTYIRQHCERYPGAKLILAHAARGFCGRHTVEGISSLRGLENVYFDTSAVCEPEAFEAILKVFGPTRLLFGADFCVTEMRSRCVNLGDGFLWLDEIRPDFSHSRFAKPTLLGIESLLALKQACKNQHLTDGDVEEVFCLGARRLLKLPLTQNPPDVQAVYREAKEIFPGGTQLLSKRPEMFAPDQWPAYYREARGCEIIDIEGRHFIDMSLGGILACILGYSDPDVNSAVIRRVTLGSMATLQTADELELSKLLLKIHPWAQNARFTRAGGESMVVAVRIARAFTGRDKVAICGYHGWHDWYLAANLTVNENDQKQQIDHLTGHLLPGLEPRGVPTNLAGTALTFHYNKLDELDEIITKHGHELAAVVMEPTRKTDPDPNFLEGVRERCDRLDTPLIFDEISSGWRLCLGGAHRNYGVEPDLAVFAKALGNGFPIGAIIGTQAVMQAAQESFISSTFWTEGVGPAAAVACVKKQMEFDIPAHLAHIGSLAIEGWEKLGCKHKVPVNTGGHPAMAVLTFDHPEAAALTTLMTARMLNHGFLAGGAFNASLAHEPRHVEAYLAALDEVFAELATAIQDGEIRKRIGGPVKHTGFARLT; this is encoded by the coding sequence ATGAACGCATCCGTGAGTCAAGCTGCTAATGAAATCAATCCATATGTCTGGGCAACAATCAATGATGAAGATCTCAAACTGTTCGATCAACAGTTAAAGAGTTTTGTTCCACCAAATTCATTTGATGCACATGCACATCTTTGGCGTACTGCCGACCTAGGAACACTGACTCCACCACTGGCGGCGGCAGGGCCTTCTGAAGTTACTCGGGCAGTATATGATGAAAGACTTTCACTCTGGATGCCGGAACGGTGTCCAACAGGGGGGTTGTTTTTTCCATTTCCCACACGTACATTGAATGTTGAAGCGGCAAACCAGTTTTTGGCAGATCAGGTGAAAGAGTCACCAGATTCGCGTGGACTGATGATTGTCACACCACGTCAAAAGCCAGAAGCAGTTGAGCAACAAGTCGTTAAAGATGGTTTTGTTGGATTCAAAGTATATCACTTATTTGCCGAACGAGAAGACACACTATTTGCACCCACGGAAGAATTTCTCCCAGAATGGGCCTGGGAACTGGCGCATCGGTATGAGCTGGTGATCATGTTGCATATGGTGCTTCCACGAGCGTTGGCAGAGCCTGCAAACCAAACATACATTCGTCAGCATTGCGAGCGATATCCTGGTGCGAAATTGATTCTTGCCCACGCAGCACGTGGCTTTTGTGGTCGCCATACAGTCGAAGGTATCTCTTCATTACGAGGATTGGAAAACGTTTATTTTGATACTTCTGCCGTATGTGAACCAGAGGCGTTCGAGGCGATTCTGAAAGTTTTTGGTCCCACCCGACTCCTTTTTGGTGCCGATTTTTGTGTTACGGAAATGCGCAGCCGTTGTGTCAACCTGGGAGATGGTTTTTTATGGCTCGACGAGATTCGACCAGATTTCAGCCACTCTCGATTTGCAAAACCAACGCTTCTCGGGATCGAGTCACTACTGGCACTGAAGCAGGCATGCAAAAATCAGCATCTGACTGATGGGGATGTGGAAGAAGTCTTCTGCCTGGGAGCCAGACGACTGCTCAAGTTACCGCTGACTCAAAACCCGCCGGACGTACAAGCTGTCTATCGCGAAGCAAAAGAGATCTTCCCTGGTGGTACACAATTACTAAGTAAACGACCAGAAATGTTTGCGCCAGATCAGTGGCCTGCTTACTATCGTGAAGCCAGAGGCTGTGAAATCATTGATATCGAAGGACGCCATTTCATCGATATGAGCCTTGGTGGAATTCTTGCCTGTATTCTTGGCTACAGTGATCCAGATGTGAATTCAGCTGTGATTCGTCGTGTTACTCTTGGATCGATGGCGACTTTACAAACGGCTGACGAACTAGAACTCTCAAAATTACTGCTCAAAATTCATCCCTGGGCACAAAATGCAAGGTTTACTCGCGCGGGTGGTGAGTCAATGGTTGTTGCGGTTCGTATCGCACGCGCATTTACTGGACGCGATAAGGTCGCAATTTGCGGCTATCATGGTTGGCATGATTGGTATCTCGCCGCAAATTTAACTGTAAATGAAAATGACCAAAAACAACAAATCGATCATTTAACCGGTCACCTTCTACCGGGCCTTGAACCACGTGGCGTTCCCACCAATTTAGCGGGTACCGCGTTGACGTTCCATTATAACAAACTTGATGAACTCGACGAAATCATTACGAAACACGGTCATGAATTAGCTGCGGTAGTAATGGAACCAACTCGAAAAACAGATCCCGATCCAAATTTTCTTGAAGGCGTCCGTGAGCGCTGTGATCGCCTTGATACACCATTAATCTTCGATGAGATTTCAAGTGGTTGGCGACTCTGCCTAGGTGGCGCACACCGTAATTATGGCGTTGAACCGGATCTAGCGGTCTTCGCCAAAGCACTCGGTAATGGCTTTCCCATCGGGGCAATCATTGGAACACAAGCAGTCATGCAAGCCGCACAAGAATCATTTATCTCCAGTACATTCTGGACAGAAGGTGTGGGACCCGCCGCAGCAGTAGCATGCGTAAAGAAACAAATGGAATTTGATATTCCTGCTCATCTGGCGCATATTGGATCTCTCGCCATTGAAGGCTGGGAAAAACTTGGATGTAAGCACAAAGTACCTGTTAATACGGGAGGTCATCCAGCGATGGCGGTACTGACATTCGATCATCCAGAAGCAGCAGCACTGACTACATTAATGACTGCTCGCATGCTGAATCACGGCTTTCTTGCCGGTGGTGCTTTTAACGCAAGCCTTGCACATGAGCCACGACATGTCGAAGCCTATCTTGCCGCATTAGATGAAGTATTTGCAGAACTTGCCACTGCAATCCAAGACGGAGAGATTCGAAAACGGATTGGTGGCCCAGTAAAACACACAGGATTTGCGAGGCTGACTTAG
- a CDS encoding FadR/GntR family transcriptional regulator: protein MPEEPRKNLSYQLSERIREYIEQAELPDGSLFMTEAEVAEQFDVSRAVAREAVGQLRAIGLLEGRQRKGLIIRRPDPVKLFSASLPFLAKSKQDVSELSRLRYVLEVGAVELAVKNASPSQITQLMNIAEQMKTVINSKTQVNQGKELDIAFHSLLLEMTGSKIIAGMQRVLVDFFGNIAISDSLDDSSTERIAWEHTELAEAIRDQDIERARALIRMQLRHYLPEAESESQLDEKTAKVN, encoded by the coding sequence ATGCCTGAAGAACCAAGAAAAAACCTTTCGTATCAACTTTCAGAACGGATTCGAGAGTATATTGAGCAAGCTGAACTACCAGATGGCTCCTTGTTTATGACGGAAGCTGAAGTCGCCGAGCAATTTGATGTATCACGTGCTGTTGCACGTGAAGCTGTAGGACAACTGCGTGCAATTGGTTTACTTGAAGGTCGCCAACGGAAAGGACTCATTATCCGGCGTCCTGATCCCGTAAAGCTGTTTTCGGCCAGCCTACCATTTCTGGCAAAATCAAAGCAGGATGTGTCAGAACTTTCACGATTACGCTATGTTCTGGAAGTCGGTGCCGTTGAGCTAGCAGTAAAGAATGCAAGTCCCAGCCAGATAACTCAATTGATGAATATTGCTGAACAGATGAAAACAGTCATCAATTCCAAAACGCAAGTGAATCAGGGCAAGGAACTCGACATTGCTTTTCATTCACTGTTATTGGAAATGACGGGCTCAAAAATCATCGCTGGAATGCAGCGTGTTCTGGTAGACTTCTTTGGTAATATTGCAATCAGTGACTCTCTTGATGATAGCAGTACAGAGCGTATTGCCTGGGAGCATACCGAACTCGCAGAAGCGATTCGTGATCAGGATATTGAACGTGCTCGCGCATTAATTCGTATGCAACTACGTCACTACTTGCCGGAGGCAGAAAGTGAATCACAGCTTGATGAGAAAACAGCCAAAGTGAATTGA
- a CDS encoding HpcH/HpaI aldolase family protein, which yields MRLSRVKAKLNRGEPVLITCCHFTDPSVYELVSLMGFDGIWLDVEHHSTSGETAASLMRAARVGTSDIIARPAKGEFMRMGRLLEAGAQGIMYPRCESAEEALELVRWAKFAPEGERGVDGANGDNPYCCMPMPEYLKTANDHTLLIAQLESPNALEQAEAIANVPGIDVLMLGPGDLSVIAGIPYQFDHPLITDAYRRVSEAAKNTGKWWGTVSSTPKHTQMLFDMGAKFICHGCDLIMVKQGMERIQERYASLGFTFDNRLIAEAEELKSQS from the coding sequence ATGAGATTGAGTCGAGTAAAAGCGAAATTAAATCGCGGGGAACCTGTACTAATCACGTGCTGTCACTTCACTGACCCGAGTGTTTATGAGCTTGTCAGCCTGATGGGATTTGACGGGATCTGGCTTGATGTGGAACACCATTCTACCAGTGGGGAAACAGCCGCATCACTGATGCGCGCTGCACGCGTTGGCACATCAGACATCATCGCGCGCCCGGCTAAAGGTGAATTTATGAGAATGGGCCGATTGCTTGAAGCAGGCGCACAAGGAATCATGTACCCACGGTGTGAATCGGCAGAAGAAGCTTTAGAATTAGTTCGTTGGGCAAAATTCGCTCCTGAAGGAGAAAGGGGAGTAGACGGTGCTAATGGTGACAATCCTTATTGCTGTATGCCGATGCCAGAATATTTAAAAACAGCCAACGACCACACGCTACTGATTGCACAACTGGAATCACCCAATGCTCTCGAACAAGCCGAAGCAATTGCGAATGTGCCAGGCATCGATGTGTTGATGCTTGGACCAGGTGATTTGAGTGTGATTGCCGGCATTCCTTATCAGTTTGATCACCCTTTGATCACAGATGCCTACCGCCGCGTTTCAGAAGCCGCAAAAAACACTGGGAAGTGGTGGGGAACAGTCAGCAGTACTCCAAAGCACACACAGATGTTATTTGATATGGGAGCAAAATTCATCTGTCATGGCTGTGATCTGATTATGGTCAAACAGGGAATGGAACGGATTCAAGAACGATATGCTTCGCTTGGTTTTACTTTTGACAATCGATTGATTGCGGAAGCAGAAGAACTAAAGAGCCAGTCCTGA